In Dioscorea cayenensis subsp. rotundata cultivar TDr96_F1 chromosome 9, TDr96_F1_v2_PseudoChromosome.rev07_lg8_w22 25.fasta, whole genome shotgun sequence, a genomic segment contains:
- the LOC120268502 gene encoding ATP synthase protein MI25-like, whose protein sequence is MRFSSTDMLDRKMLFAAIPSICASSPKKISIYNEEMIVARCFIGFLIFSRKSLGKTFKVTLDGRIESIQEESQQFSNPNEVIPPESNEQQRLLRISLRICGTVVESLPTARCAPKCEKTVQALLCRNLNVKSATLLNDTSSRIIRLQDDIVTVFHFSMSERFVPRCTLKASIVELIREGLVVLRKIRAGGSFVKNKEEEQNLIKVFMLTEERIQYT, encoded by the coding sequence ATGAGATTTAGTTCAACGGATATGCTGGATAGAAAGATGCTATTTGCTGCTATTCCATCTATTTGTGCATCAAGTCCGAAGAAGATCTCAATCTATAATGAGGAAATGATAGTAGCTCGTTGTTTTATAGGCTTTCTCATATTCAGTCGTAAGAGTTTAGGTAAGACTTTCAAAGTCACTCTCGACGGGAGAATAGAGTCTATTCAGGAAGAATCGCAGCAATTCTCCAATCCTAACGAAGTCATTCCTCCGGAATCGAATGAACAACAACGATTACTTAGGATCAGCTTGCGAATTTGCGGCACCGTAGTAGAATCATTACCAACGGCACGCTGTGCGCCTAAGTGCGAAAAGACAGTGCAAGCTTTGTTATGCCGAAACCTAAATGTAAAGTCAGCAACACTTCTAAATGACACTTCTTCCCGTATCATCCGTCTTCAGGACGATATAGTCACAGTTTTTCACTTCTCAATGAGTGAAAGATTTGTCCCCAGGTGTACATTGAAAGCTTCTATTGTAGAACTAATTCGAGAGGGCTTGGTAGTCTTAAGAAAGATCCGGGCGGGGGGTTCCTTTGttaagaataaagaagaggaaCAGAATCTAATTAAAGTGTTCATGCTAACAGAAGAGCGGATCCAATACACATAA